A region of the Geomonas subterranea genome:
AGGTCGACGAGCCGGCTGCGCTCCTCGGCCGAACGCCCGGCGAAGAGGATCAGCCCCTCCTTAGCGGCGGTCAGGGTCCCAAGGTCGTCGCGCTGGCGCGGCGTGAGCCCCAGGTCGTCCATGGTGTTCAGCTGGGGCGCGACGGCGTGCAGCCTGAGGGTCACGTAGTCGCCGCCGTCGCCAGCCATCAGGAGCGCCTGGAAGGGGATCTTCTTCCCCTGCCAGAGGAATTTCAGTATCCCGCTGGCCGCCCCCTCTCCCCCGGCGGGAAGATTGGCGAGGCGACGGATGCGCTCGGTCAGCCGGGCGTAGTGGGTGATGGCGATCCGGCCCATTTCGGCGCTCTTGTGGCCGCTGCGCGCCAGCACGCGCACCTGGTCCCCCATGGGCTGCAGGGCGATGCCGGTGAATTTCTTCTGCACCACGCGCAGGAGCAGGTGGTTGAGGAGCGTGGCGCCGGTAAGGTCGGCGTTGGCCGCGGCGAGGACGTTGGCGCTGAAGTGCCCGGAGGAAAAGCCGAGTTCCGGCTGGGTGACGTCCGGCCCGTACAGGGTCTCGTGCATCTCCCGGATCTCGCGGATCAGCCCCACCGAGATGTTGATGTGGCAACCGGAGACGCGGGAAAGCTCCTCGATGGCCTCCTTGTTGAGCGGGTCGGCTATCGCCACCGAGAGCTCGCTGCCGGTGAGGACCACGGGGCAGAGGCTGTGGCGCCTGGCGAGGTCCCCCGGAACCTTCTCCACGGCGGCGGGGTCGATGTTTTCCTTCTTGAGCCGTACGTAGGGGATGTTCAGCTGGTTGGCGAGCGCCCAGTCGATGTCTTCCTGGGTGACCACCCCCATCCGGACCAGCGCCTCGCCGACCCGGCATCCCGAGACCTTCTGCGCCTCGAGGGCGGCCCTCAACTCATGTTCGGTGATGATCTGGGATTTGAAGAGTACCTCACCGATGGACCCTTCCTTGACAAGCCCGTTCATTGCATAACCTCCAGGATGCTGCAGATGGCGGTGCCAGGGGGAAATGTACCCGAAAACAAATCAATAGGCAATTGACAATGGAGCGGACAAATCAATTGACAATTGAGAATGGACAATTGACAATGGCCCGGACTCAGTCCTCAACGCAGATCCCTTCCCGCTTATCTGTCAGCCGCGTTGCAAGTCACTGCCATCATTACAGATAAAGAACACACGTTGTCAATTGGCAATTCTGAATTGTCAATTGAATAAGGAGTTTGCATGCAAAGAAAAGCCATCGCCCTGCTTTCGGGCGGACTTGATTCTACCCTCGCCGTGAAGGTGCTCCTGGAACAGGGGATCGCCGTCGAGGCGCTCAACTTCACCTCCCCGTTTTGCACCTGCACCGGCAAGAACGCCGGCTGCAAGTCGGAGGCGGTACGGGTGGCCGAGGAATTCAAGATCCCCATCAAGGTGATGCACAAGGGCGCCGACTACCTGGAGATCATCAGGAACCCCAAGCACGGCCACGGCAAGGGGATGAACCCCTGCGTGGACTGCCGCATCTACCTGCTGCGAAAGGCCAAGGAGTACATGGAGCAATCGGGCGCCGACTTCGTCATCACCGGCGAGGTGCTGGGGCAGCGTCCCATGAGCCAGCGCCGCGACACCCTGCGCATCATCGAGAGGGAGAGCGGGCTCGAGGGGCTCCTTTTGCGCCCGCTCTCGGCCAAGCACTTCAACCCCACCATCCCCGAGCAGCAGGGTTGGGTGGACCGCGAAAAACTCCTCTCCATCTCGGGGCGCTCCCGCAAGGAGCAGTTCGATCTGGCCGAGGAGCTGGACGTGAAGAACTACCCCTGCCCGGCCGGCGGCTGCCTGTTGACCGAGCTCTCCTTCGTCGGCAAGATCCGCGACGTCTTCGACCACTCGGACGAGCTGAACCTCAGGGACTTCAGGCTACTGAAGCTCGGCAGGCACTTCAGGATCGGCCGGCGCACCAAGGTGATCGTGGGGAGAAACGAGTCTGAAAACGAACTCCTGGAGCGGGCCATCCAGCCCGGTGAGGCGGCCCTGCGCTGGAAGGACGGCAAGAGCCCCCTGGCTGCCCTCATGGGGGAAAGCTCGCCGGAGCTCCTGGAGCGCGCCGCGCAGATCCTTTTGCGCTACACCAAGGCGGAGCCGGGGGCGGCGGCGACCATCGCCGTGACCTGCGGCGACACCGGGACCGAGTTCGGCACCACCAACTCCATGGACGAGGCGGCCGTGGAGAGCGTCCGGCTCTAGACGCCGCAGCAGGCTCCCTGCTCCGACTGGCTGATCCGGTACACGTTCTTCCCCTCCTGCTTGGCGCGGTACATGGCGCCGTCCGCGCAGCGCACGATGTCATCCAGGTTCTCGCTGCAGCTTGGATAGATGCAGATCCCGATACTCACACCGACACCTGCCTCCGCCCCTTCCACCTGGAAGGGGCGGTTGAAGGCCTCCAGTATCCTCTCCGCCACCACCGACGCGTCCTGCCGCTCCGCCATCTTGGTCAGGATGATGGTGAACTCGTCCCCCCCCATGCGCGCCACCATGTCGCAGGCGCGCACGCAGTCTTTCAGCCGCTGCCCCGCTTCCATGAGCACCGCGTCCCCCGCCGCATGGCCGAAACGGTCGTTGATCTCCTTGAAGCAGTCCAGGTCGAGGTACATGAGCGCCATCGGGTGGCGGTAGCGCCTGGCCTCCGAGAGCGCGTGCGTCAGCCGGTCGAAGAAGAGCACCCGGTTCGGGAGCGAGGTGAGCGAATCGTAGTGGGCCAGGGTCTCCAGCCGCGCCTTGGCCAGCTTGCGCTCCGTGATGTCACGGAAGATCACCTGCAGCGCCCGCTCGCCGCGGTAGACGAAGGGCCCCACCCCCAGCTCCACCTCGATGCTGGTCCGGTCGTTGCGCAAGAGCCGTTCCTCGATCCAGGGTGCGCTGCTCTCCCCCTGCTCCGCGTAGGCCGCCTGCTCCAGGAACAGCTCCGCCGAATCCCTCTCGATGAACTCCAGCATTTCCCGTCCCATGAGCTGGTCCGGCGACTGGCACCCCAGCAATTCGCTGCCGGCGGGGTTGATGAAGACGAAGCGACGCCCGACCAGGATGGCGATGCCGTCCAGCGACAGCTCCACCAGGCGCCGGAAGCGTTCCTCGCTCTCTCCGATGGCCGCCACCATGTTGGTGAGGCGCTCTTCGGTCTTCGCCTTTACGGTCACGTCCTGCAGGGTCTCTATGGCGGCCACCACGTTTCCCTCGCCGTCCCTGACCGGGGCCGCGTCGAAACAGAGGTAGCGCTGCTTCCCCTTGAGCGTGTACCACGCCTCGGCGCGCAGCCCCTTGGGGATCAACTCCGAGTCCGCGTAGCAGTCGTACAGGTCCGCCATCTCCTGCAGCGTGCCGTCCACCACGACGTCGGCCAGCACCCGGCGCTTTTCCGGGTAGAAGGCGCGCCACGCCTCCGCCTTTCCCACCAGGCTCTCGGCGGTGATGCCGGTCAGCTCCTCGATCGCCTTGTTCCAGATGATGACCCGGTGCCCGGCGTCGATCACGAAGCAGGGGAGCGCGCAGTGCTGCAGCAGTTGCACGGCGAAGCTCTTCTCCCGTTCCAGCAGGCGCCGCTGGCTGGAAAGCTCCAGCATCATCGTGTTGAAGGCCCGCACCAGCTCGCCGATCTCGTCCTGGCTTGGCAGCGGCATCGGTTCGAAGGAGGCCCCCTCACCCATGCTGCGCACCCTCGCCGCGAAGGTGAGAAGCGGCGTGGTCAGGCGGCCGGCGAAGATCCAGACGAAGAGCAGGGCGACGGGAAGGAGCGCGCAAAGGCTGTACAGCACCAGCGTGCGGGCCCGGTAGATCGGCTCGTACGCCTCCGAGAGCGGACGCTCCGCCGCGAGGATCCACCTGGTGGAATTGAGCTTCTTGAAGGAATAGATGCCGGGTACGCCGGAGGGGCCGGTCATCTCCCCGCTTCCCTCGTAGCCGCCGATGACCCGGTCCAGCAGCTCGATCGTTCCCTGGGGGGGGAGCGGGATGGCGAGCCGGTCCCGGTTCGGGTGCACGATCATGTGCCGCTGGTCGTTGAAGAGAAAGAAGTTGCCGCCGTCGCCGACCTTGAGGCGCCCCACCCGGCTCAGGAAGTTTTCCTCCGCGAGCTCCACCCTCCCCCCCAGCACGCCGATCAGTTTGCCGTCGAAGCCCAGTACCGGAGCGGTGAAGACCACGAGGAGTCTCCCCCGCGCCGAGATCAGCGGCTCGGATATGTACGGTTTCCCGGAGCCGATCGTGCGGGTGATGTATTCGCG
Encoded here:
- a CDS encoding sensor domain-containing diguanylate cyclase — protein: MPRFSLKIKLALVVFLVIGIVSTGVAGLGLMFFIKEFKASIASRQYSVVSAMASDLDDRIASAQRELVAVALSIPPSLAADPQRLQHFLDSRLDLHQVFSDGTGFYSPKGILLASAPGQSLFIGKDFSSREYITRTIGSGKPYISEPLISARGRLLVVFTAPVLGFDGKLIGVLGGRVELAEENFLSRVGRLKVGDGGNFFLFNDQRHMIVHPNRDRLAIPLPPQGTIELLDRVIGGYEGSGEMTGPSGVPGIYSFKKLNSTRWILAAERPLSEAYEPIYRARTLVLYSLCALLPVALLFVWIFAGRLTTPLLTFAARVRSMGEGASFEPMPLPSQDEIGELVRAFNTMMLELSSQRRLLEREKSFAVQLLQHCALPCFVIDAGHRVIIWNKAIEELTGITAESLVGKAEAWRAFYPEKRRVLADVVVDGTLQEMADLYDCYADSELIPKGLRAEAWYTLKGKQRYLCFDAAPVRDGEGNVVAAIETLQDVTVKAKTEERLTNMVAAIGESEERFRRLVELSLDGIAILVGRRFVFINPAGSELLGCQSPDQLMGREMLEFIERDSAELFLEQAAYAEQGESSAPWIEERLLRNDRTSIEVELGVGPFVYRGERALQVIFRDITERKLAKARLETLAHYDSLTSLPNRVLFFDRLTHALSEARRYRHPMALMYLDLDCFKEINDRFGHAAGDAVLMEAGQRLKDCVRACDMVARMGGDEFTIILTKMAERQDASVVAERILEAFNRPFQVEGAEAGVGVSIGICIYPSCSENLDDIVRCADGAMYRAKQEGKNVYRISQSEQGACCGV
- a CDS encoding ATPase, T2SS/T4P/T4SS family; this translates as MNGLVKEGSIGEVLFKSQIITEHELRAALEAQKVSGCRVGEALVRMGVVTQEDIDWALANQLNIPYVRLKKENIDPAAVEKVPGDLARRHSLCPVVLTGSELSVAIADPLNKEAIEELSRVSGCHINISVGLIREIREMHETLYGPDVTQPELGFSSGHFSANVLAAANADLTGATLLNHLLLRVVQKKFTGIALQPMGDQVRVLARSGHKSAEMGRIAITHYARLTERIRRLANLPAGGEGAASGILKFLWQGKKIPFQALLMAGDGGDYVTLRLHAVAPQLNTMDDLGLTPRQRDDLGTLTAAKEGLILFAGRSAEERSRLVDLFLDSCDHAGRTVLLVGERLGRGRTRFPRLSSVRCSVDDSAAVIGTALEHDPDTLVIEDVTDLPTFIAASKAVMRGKLVVAGMSLASKTEVLKQLIYLIQKNFLIPTHIRGVVSSRCALLLCPECKERYTPAPEELAALRLAAGDRGYYRPTGCPACDQTGYRGKKYLLDVIRFDQDLLEALEMIRNSDEVVRYLRDTGFRGIAEEGAELLERGEIAPGEYVASIIL